From Cyanobium sp. ATX 6F1, a single genomic window includes:
- a CDS encoding glycogen debranching N-terminal domain-containing protein → MRLDQLPPFVLKDGETFAMLDRRGEISPGAHPDSGVFHRGMRHVSQLELLLWGCPPSVLSSTEREEMGLHISHLSNDGFAPGSLPAGTVHLERSTVLTPTGLLQQLSFTSYAASSVTIPLVLLVNADFLDIFEVRGIHRDNRGTRVYSCTADSLEVVYRGLDGTDRSTALRLEAEVLDVSETELRFAFDLEPRCTRKLALMLDFHPQADSGSSPQEAFDAALEATVERFRLNRLLNASISTDNPAFNAWIDRSTSDVHLLSTQLDHGLYPYAGVPWFSCPFGRDGLITARQMLLVEPRLARGVLGFLAEQQARHCDSASDAEPGKILHEARLGEMAALGEVPFGRYYGSVDATPLFLLLAGDYLLRSDDRDFINSLRPALDSAMAWIRNAEAQSPDGFLRYLCAAQGGLRNQGWKDSDDAVHHADGRLAEGSIALCEVQAYAYGARRALAAIEQRCGHPEAAERLQEEARDLRRRFHAAFWSDAIGTYALAIDGAGEPCVVRTSNAGHCLWTGIASRPAAAAIARQLLAPTSFNGWGVRTLDEREVRYNPMSYHNGSVWPHDNALIGLGLARYGHSSEAMRIFTGLFDTACAMPQYRLPELFCGFPRQEGEEPTHYPVACSPQAWASGSVFGLLEAITGMGIGREATTGRVQVLFRNPVLPRGIDRMEISGLRLGEEEIDLHLHRSEHDTGVLVRRRTPGVDVMISK, encoded by the coding sequence ATGCGGCTTGATCAGCTCCCCCCGTTCGTGCTCAAGGATGGCGAGACCTTCGCCATGCTCGATCGCCGGGGCGAGATCAGCCCAGGGGCCCATCCCGACTCCGGGGTGTTTCACCGGGGCATGCGCCATGTGAGCCAGCTGGAACTGCTGCTCTGGGGCTGTCCCCCCTCCGTGCTCTCCTCCACCGAACGGGAGGAAATGGGGCTGCACATCAGCCATCTCAGCAACGACGGCTTCGCGCCCGGCTCGCTGCCAGCGGGCACGGTGCACCTGGAGCGCAGCACCGTGCTCACTCCCACGGGTCTGCTGCAGCAACTGAGCTTCACCAGCTACGCCGCCTCCAGCGTCACGATTCCACTGGTGCTGCTGGTGAATGCCGATTTTCTCGACATCTTCGAGGTGCGCGGCATCCACCGGGACAACCGCGGCACCCGGGTTTACAGCTGCACCGCCGACAGCCTGGAGGTGGTCTACCGGGGCCTCGACGGGACCGACCGAAGCACGGCCCTGCGGCTGGAGGCGGAGGTGCTGGATGTATCCGAAACGGAGCTGCGTTTCGCCTTCGACCTGGAGCCCCGCTGCACCCGCAAGCTGGCCCTGATGCTGGATTTCCATCCGCAAGCGGATTCCGGGTCTTCCCCCCAGGAAGCCTTCGATGCGGCCCTGGAGGCCACGGTGGAGCGGTTTCGGCTCAACCGTCTGCTCAACGCCTCGATCAGCACCGACAACCCCGCTTTCAACGCCTGGATCGACCGCTCCACCTCCGACGTCCATCTGCTTTCCACCCAACTCGACCACGGCCTCTATCCCTATGCCGGTGTGCCCTGGTTCAGTTGTCCCTTCGGACGTGATGGCCTGATCACCGCCCGCCAGATGCTGTTGGTGGAGCCCCGCCTGGCCCGGGGAGTGCTCGGATTCCTGGCCGAACAGCAGGCGCGTCACTGCGACTCCGCCTCCGACGCCGAGCCGGGCAAGATCCTGCATGAGGCGCGCCTGGGGGAAATGGCGGCCCTGGGGGAGGTGCCGTTCGGCCGCTACTACGGCAGCGTCGATGCCACGCCCCTGTTTTTGCTCCTGGCGGGCGACTACCTCCTGCGCAGCGACGACAGGGATTTCATCAACAGCCTGCGCCCGGCCCTCGACAGCGCCATGGCCTGGATCCGCAACGCCGAGGCCCAGAGCCCGGATGGATTCCTGCGTTACCTCTGCGCCGCCCAGGGGGGCTTGCGCAACCAGGGCTGGAAGGACAGCGACGATGCGGTCCACCATGCCGATGGCCGGCTGGCGGAGGGTTCGATCGCCCTCTGTGAGGTGCAGGCCTATGCCTACGGGGCCCGGCGGGCGTTGGCGGCGATTGAGCAGCGCTGCGGCCATCCTGAGGCGGCGGAGAGGTTGCAGGAGGAGGCGCGCGACCTGCGCCGTCGCTTCCACGCGGCCTTCTGGAGCGATGCGATCGGCACCTATGCCCTGGCGATCGACGGGGCGGGGGAGCCCTGTGTGGTGCGGACCTCGAATGCGGGCCACTGCCTCTGGACCGGCATCGCCAGCCGGCCGGCGGCGGCGGCGATCGCCCGGCAGTTGTTGGCGCCCACCAGCTTCAACGGTTGGGGCGTACGCACCCTCGATGAACGGGAGGTCCGGTACAACCCGATGAGCTATCACAACGGTTCCGTCTGGCCCCACGACAACGCCTTGATCGGCCTGGGGCTGGCCCGTTATGGCCACAGCAGTGAAGCGATGCGGATCTTCACCGGCCTGTTCGATACGGCCTGTGCCATGCCCCAGTACCGCCTGCCGGAACTGTTCTGCGGTTTCCCCCGCCAGGAGGGGGAGGAGCCCACCCACTATCCGGTGGCCTGCAGTCCCCAGGCCTGGGCCAGCGGCTCGGTGTTCGGTCTGCTGGAGGCGATCACCGGGATGGGCATCGGCCGCGAGGCGACCACGGGCCGGGTGCAGGTGCTCTTCCGCAACCCCGTGCTGCCCAGGGGCATTGACCGCATGGAGATCTCCGGTCTGCGGCTGGGGGAGGAGGAGATCGATCTGCACCTGCACCGCAGCGAGCACGACACCGGCGTGCTGGTGCGGCGGCGCACTCCAGGGGTGGATGTGATGATCTCGAAGTGA
- a CDS encoding glycosyltransferase family 4 protein, which produces MRIAQISPLDECVPPLRYGGTERVVHYLTEELVRRGHEVVLFASGDSTTSAELYPCVPRALRQAGYQGDRSVPALIQLDCVAEQLHRFDVLHFHTGHGHYPLTARLNVPHLTTIHGPMSAASMAELHRHFDQVPLVSISESQRRPLPQARWLGTIHHGLPADLYRFEPTPSPYLAFVGRISPEKRLDRAIEIAAAAGLPLKVAAKVDAADRDYFHTVIEPLLERHPAVEFIGEVDDAGKQELLGHALALLFPIDWQEPFGLVMIEANACGTPVIAWRNGSTPEVIIDGLNGVLVESIAAAVAAVGRIKELSRPAIRADFERRFSVERQAIAYEQLYGRLMGESNAPPEQARLGGDGADRNQVCHAA; this is translated from the coding sequence ATGCGCATCGCCCAGATCTCGCCGCTCGATGAATGTGTGCCGCCCCTGCGCTACGGGGGCACCGAGCGGGTGGTGCACTACCTCACCGAGGAACTGGTGCGCCGCGGCCATGAGGTGGTGCTGTTCGCCAGCGGTGATTCCACCACCAGCGCCGAGCTCTATCCCTGCGTGCCCCGGGCCCTGCGGCAGGCGGGCTACCAGGGTGATCGCAGCGTGCCGGCGTTGATCCAGCTCGATTGCGTGGCCGAGCAGCTGCACCGCTTCGATGTGCTGCATTTCCACACCGGCCACGGCCATTACCCCCTGACGGCGCGCCTGAACGTGCCCCATCTCACCACCATCCACGGCCCGATGTCGGCCGCCTCGATGGCCGAGCTGCACCGCCACTTTGATCAGGTGCCGTTGGTGTCGATTTCCGAGTCCCAGCGCCGGCCGTTGCCCCAGGCCCGCTGGCTCGGCACGATTCACCACGGTCTGCCCGCGGATCTCTACCGCTTCGAGCCCACGCCGTCGCCCTATCTGGCCTTCGTCGGGCGCATCTCGCCGGAGAAGCGGCTTGATCGCGCCATCGAGATCGCGGCGGCGGCGGGGTTGCCGCTCAAGGTGGCGGCCAAGGTCGATGCGGCGGACCGCGACTACTTTCACACCGTGATCGAGCCGTTGCTGGAGCGCCATCCCGCCGTGGAGTTCATCGGTGAAGTCGACGACGCCGGCAAGCAGGAGCTGCTCGGCCATGCCCTGGCGCTGCTGTTCCCGATCGACTGGCAGGAGCCCTTCGGACTGGTGATGATCGAGGCCAACGCCTGTGGTACCCCTGTGATCGCCTGGCGCAACGGCTCCACCCCCGAGGTGATCATCGATGGCCTCAACGGGGTGCTGGTGGAATCGATCGCGGCGGCGGTGGCGGCGGTGGGCCGCATCAAGGAGCTCTCGCGCCCGGCCATCCGCGCCGATTTCGAGCGCCGTTTCAGCGTCGAACGTCAGGCGATCGCCTACGAGCAGCTCTACGGGCGCTTGATGGGGGAGTCGAACGCGCCCCCGGAGCAGGCCAGGTTGGGCGGTGATGGAGCCGACCGCAACCAGGTGTGCCATGCGGCTTGA
- a CDS encoding HNH endonuclease, with protein sequence MANHKRLPPPEFLRQQLNYDPRTGHCSWKGGMAPSGQSRQGERAGSKGHDGRWQVSIEGQRYALTRIIWCLHHGVDPIGREITPINGNRDDHRINNLRATPQGQPRRPRRVTPSDLSTGFKGVTQDRSTGRFRARILIDGTRQSLGEFDNKYDAFLAYVSVAKAQLRRTLP encoded by the coding sequence ATGGCGAATCACAAACGGCTGCCGCCGCCGGAATTTCTGCGTCAGCAGCTCAACTACGACCCCCGCACCGGCCACTGCAGCTGGAAGGGCGGCATGGCCCCCAGCGGACAGAGCCGCCAGGGCGAGCGGGCCGGCAGCAAGGGCCATGACGGTCGCTGGCAGGTGTCGATCGAGGGTCAGCGCTACGCCCTGACACGCATCATCTGGTGCCTGCACCACGGGGTGGATCCAATCGGGCGGGAGATCACACCCATCAACGGCAACCGCGACGACCACCGCATCAACAACCTGAGGGCCACCCCCCAGGGCCAACCGCGGCGCCCCCGCCGAGTCACCCCAAGCGACCTGAGCACGGGCTTCAAGGGGGTCACCCAGGATCGCAGCACCGGCCGCTTTCGCGCCCGCATCCTGATCGATGGCACCCGCCAGTCCCTGGGGGAATTCGACAACAAATACGACGCCTTCCTGGCCTACGTGAGCGTCGCCAAGGCCCAACTGCGGCGAACCCTCCCCTGA
- a CDS encoding magnesium and cobalt transport protein CorA, with the protein MLRPTPGALRSYRLEERPAAIPTQLYVHGGRQPSRFSVVVFESEGPRLHSLRNPEELSALKTRGVPLWLRVMGLSDPRPITAMLQALEVPAMLLPPLLEVPQRPRVDSLGEALLVVLHRFSFAHDPAHLLSSQVGALLLPGLLVSFEEAPVGEAFPALTDWLESQVGATDLRDLDDILHFLVDEILDELFPMLELIANRLCDLEEAALRDPRPKLLKRTFQHRSNLLTIRGQIWPLRHQIRVLLRQRQELLGREATAGFQDMGELVDLLFENCELLRNQCDAITQSYAASVGNRMNQVMKTLTILTSIFAPLTFIGGVYGMNFEHMPELHWRYGYAYAMALMALVALIQVYWLWRRQWFEDWTTPR; encoded by the coding sequence TTGCTGCGACCCACCCCCGGCGCCCTCCGCTCCTATCGACTGGAGGAACGTCCTGCCGCCATCCCCACCCAGCTCTATGTCCACGGCGGTCGTCAGCCCAGCCGCTTCAGTGTTGTGGTGTTCGAGAGCGAAGGCCCCAGGCTCCACTCCCTGCGGAACCCCGAAGAGCTCTCAGCCCTGAAGACTCGAGGAGTGCCCCTGTGGCTGCGGGTGATGGGTCTGAGCGACCCACGGCCGATCACGGCCATGCTGCAGGCGCTGGAGGTGCCGGCAATGTTGCTGCCGCCGCTGCTGGAGGTGCCCCAACGGCCTCGGGTGGATTCCCTCGGCGAAGCGCTGCTGGTGGTGCTGCACCGCTTCAGCTTTGCCCATGACCCCGCCCATCTGCTCAGCTCCCAGGTGGGGGCCCTGCTGCTGCCGGGACTGCTGGTGAGCTTTGAAGAAGCGCCCGTGGGGGAGGCGTTCCCGGCGCTCACCGACTGGCTGGAGTCCCAGGTGGGGGCCACGGACTTGCGCGACCTCGACGACATCCTCCACTTCCTGGTGGATGAGATCCTCGATGAACTGTTCCCGATGCTGGAGCTGATCGCCAACCGGCTCTGCGATCTGGAGGAGGCGGCCCTGCGGGACCCCAGACCGAAACTGCTGAAGCGCACTTTCCAGCACCGCTCCAACCTGCTCACGATCCGCGGCCAGATCTGGCCCCTGCGCCACCAGATCCGCGTGCTGCTGCGTCAGCGCCAGGAGCTGCTGGGACGGGAGGCCACCGCCGGCTTCCAGGACATGGGCGAACTGGTGGATCTGCTGTTCGAGAACTGCGAACTGCTGCGCAACCAATGCGATGCCATCACCCAGTCCTATGCGGCGAGCGTGGGCAACCGCATGAACCAGGTGATGAAGACGCTCACGATCCTCACCAGCATCTTTGCGCCGCTCACCTTCATCGGCGGGGTCTATGGCATGAACTTCGAGCACATGCCCGAACTGCACTGGCGCTATGGCTATGCCTACGCCATGGCTCTGATGGCCCTGGTGGCCCTGATCCAGGTGTACTGGCTCTGGCGGCGCCAGTGGTTCGAAGACTGGACCACCCCCCGCTGA
- a CDS encoding universal stress protein, producing MFRHLLVPTDGSNLSQQTIERAVNFAREGSSRLTFLYVQPELFGPDNLAFFGDALVVNPGWNEEMARSNVAYAQHVLHQAQEQATAAGVSSEGVTLVSSVIYEAIIDTAKRHSCDLIFMASHGRRGLAGFLLGSETQRVLTHGTLPVLVYRAPEAS from the coding sequence ATGTTCCGCCACCTGCTCGTGCCCACCGACGGCTCCAACCTCTCGCAACAGACCATTGAGCGGGCCGTGAATTTTGCCCGTGAGGGCTCGTCGCGCCTCACCTTCCTCTACGTGCAACCTGAACTGTTCGGCCCCGACAACCTGGCGTTCTTCGGCGACGCCCTGGTGGTCAACCCAGGCTGGAACGAGGAGATGGCGCGCTCCAACGTGGCCTACGCCCAGCACGTGCTCCACCAGGCCCAGGAGCAGGCCACGGCGGCGGGGGTCAGCAGTGAAGGGGTCACCCTTGTGAGCAGCGTGATCTACGAAGCGATCATTGATACGGCCAAACGCCACTCCTGCGATCTGATCTTCATGGCGTCCCATGGGCGGCGGGGGTTGGCGGGCTTCCTGCTGGGCAGCGAAACCCAGCGGGTGCTCACCCACGGCACCCTTCCCGTGCTCGTCTACCGGGCTCCCGAAGCGTCGTGA
- a CDS encoding PfkB family carbohydrate kinase yields the protein MKPLIKELRLAVLGHVEWVSFVRVPALPRSGDIQHASDLFEQAAGGGAVVAAQMARLAGGARFYTALGRDPLGERCAAELKALGLTLHIAWRDAPTRRAITFIEPGGERTITVFGERLSPCASDDLPWEQLERCDGVFATAGDVEALRRARGARVLAATPRLGLPLIRAAGICLDALVGSASDPGEAYAPGDLEPAPGVYVGTEGARGGFTRPGGRFRAPQPSAVALEGGDGDSYGAGDSFAGGLTTALAAGWSLEDALALGARCGAACIAGRGAYAGQIDGAAAGQLHGRTQA from the coding sequence TTGAAACCACTCATTAAGGAGTTGCGACTGGCGGTGCTGGGCCACGTGGAGTGGGTCAGCTTCGTGCGGGTGCCGGCCCTGCCGCGATCGGGTGATATCCAGCACGCCAGCGATCTGTTCGAGCAGGCGGCCGGCGGTGGGGCCGTGGTGGCCGCCCAGATGGCCCGTCTGGCGGGCGGCGCCCGCTTCTACACCGCCCTCGGCCGCGATCCCCTCGGCGAGCGTTGCGCCGCCGAACTCAAGGCCCTGGGCCTGACTCTGCACATCGCCTGGCGGGACGCCCCCACCCGCCGGGCGATCACCTTCATCGAACCGGGGGGCGAGCGCACGATCACCGTCTTCGGCGAGCGGCTCAGCCCCTGCGCCAGTGACGATCTGCCCTGGGAGCAGCTCGAGCGTTGCGACGGTGTGTTCGCGACCGCTGGCGACGTCGAAGCGCTGCGACGGGCCCGTGGGGCGCGGGTGCTGGCGGCCACACCGCGGCTGGGGCTGCCCCTGATCCGTGCCGCCGGCATCTGCCTCGATGCCCTGGTGGGCAGCGCCAGCGATCCCGGTGAGGCCTATGCCCCCGGCGACCTGGAGCCTGCGCCAGGGGTCTACGTGGGAACGGAAGGGGCCCGGGGCGGTTTCACCCGGCCCGGGGGACGCTTCAGGGCGCCGCAGCCAAGCGCCGTGGCGCTGGAGGGCGGCGACGGGGACAGCTACGGGGCCGGCGATTCCTTCGCCGGTGGCTTGACCACGGCGTTGGCGGCCGGCTGGAGCCTGGAGGATGCCCTGGCCCTGGGCGCCCGCTGCGGCGCCGCCTGCATCGCGGGGCGCGGCGCCTACGCCGGCCAGATCGATGGGGCGGCGGCCGGGCAGCTGCACGGACGAACTCAGGCCTGA
- a CDS encoding efflux RND transporter periplasmic adaptor subunit, with the protein MTDSVPLTRPLRERWQRMPRPTRWLLVAGGLALGLVLVRGLLPKESEQRKRPPVLVETAQVRSGQLDVVFPLTGEVKAVASAAIRPELSGMLKKVHFREGQQVSAGQLLLSLDPAEFQAALNQARANSQKAEAGVLQARAEATRTATQARTARVRAERYRNLGRQGAVSSDQQDQFVSEADSAEATALSSRSAVSSALANLAATRAAEATARLQLQRTQIRSPISGRAGQLRVTVGNYVREQDNTPLLLVNSFSPIDVVFAVPQRLLGQLRPGLPVQLEASGPGAAPIRGRLSSIDNAVDATTGTTRIKSRFANDDQRLVPGQFVKGRLQLERLENVLLVPQTAVQIGQKGSYVYLASGKPKAGKAEVRPIRTGPAADGDVVVLGGLSLGDRVVTKGQFALSPGASLSERPARPGGPRQPSREGGTKP; encoded by the coding sequence GTGACGGATTCAGTCCCCTTGACTCGGCCCCTGCGCGAGCGCTGGCAGCGGATGCCACGACCCACCCGCTGGCTGCTGGTCGCCGGTGGGCTCGCCCTGGGCCTCGTGCTGGTTCGAGGGCTGCTGCCGAAGGAGAGCGAGCAACGCAAACGCCCCCCTGTCCTGGTGGAAACCGCCCAGGTGCGCAGCGGCCAGCTCGATGTGGTCTTCCCGCTCACCGGCGAGGTCAAGGCGGTGGCCTCCGCCGCCATTCGCCCCGAGCTGTCGGGCATGCTGAAGAAGGTGCATTTCCGCGAGGGCCAGCAGGTGAGCGCCGGCCAGTTGCTGCTCAGCCTTGATCCCGCCGAGTTTCAGGCCGCCCTGAACCAGGCCCGTGCCAACAGCCAGAAGGCCGAGGCGGGGGTGCTCCAGGCCAGGGCCGAAGCCACGCGCACGGCCACGCAGGCACGCACCGCCCGGGTGCGGGCCGAGCGCTACCGCAACCTGGGACGCCAGGGCGCCGTGAGCAGCGACCAGCAGGATCAGTTTGTGAGTGAGGCCGACAGCGCCGAGGCCACCGCTTTGAGCAGCCGCAGCGCCGTGAGCAGCGCCCTGGCCAATCTGGCGGCGACCCGGGCCGCCGAGGCCACGGCGCGGTTGCAGCTCCAGCGCACCCAGATCCGCTCGCCGATCAGCGGCCGCGCCGGCCAACTGCGCGTCACCGTGGGCAACTACGTGCGCGAACAGGACAACACACCGCTGCTGCTGGTCAACAGCTTCTCGCCCATCGACGTGGTCTTCGCCGTGCCCCAGCGGCTGCTGGGCCAGCTGCGGCCGGGCCTGCCGGTGCAGCTGGAGGCCAGCGGCCCCGGCGCGGCACCGATCCGCGGACGGCTGAGCTCGATCGACAACGCGGTCGATGCCACCACGGGCACCACGCGGATCAAGAGCCGCTTCGCCAATGACGACCAGAGGCTGGTGCCGGGTCAGTTCGTCAAGGGACGGCTGCAGCTGGAGCGGCTCGAGAACGTGCTGCTGGTGCCGCAGACGGCGGTGCAGATCGGCCAGAAGGGCAGCTACGTCTACCTGGCCAGCGGCAAGCCCAAGGCCGGCAAGGCCGAGGTCAGGCCGATCCGCACCGGGCCCGCCGCCGATGGTGATGTGGTGGTGCTCGGCGGACTGAGCCTTGGTGATCGTGTGGTCACCAAGGGGCAGTTCGCCCTCAGCCCCGGAGCGAGCCTCTCCGAGCGTCCGGCCCGCCCGGGGGGGCCGCGCCAACCGAGTCGCGAGGGAGGCACCAAGCCATGA
- a CDS encoding efflux RND transporter permease subunit, whose protein sequence is MSLANQMIRRPVTATLIAVALVIFGLIGYGQLPINDLPTIDFPTLQVSASLPGASPETMATAVATPLEQQFSTVAGISTITSSSSQSSTQITLQFNLERNIDAAAQDVQTAIAQASRQLPPDLPSPPSLRKVNPAEQPVFYLVLSSEVLPLAEVNRAAEVQLAQRLSMLDGVSQVQVFGAQKYAVRVRLDPQALGAKGIGIDEALNAVRGGNSNLPTGNLYGPKQTYSVEDNGRLDDAAGYRQLIVAYRDGSPVRLSDVAEVFDSVANERLASKYNGTRSIVLAIQRQPGSNTVAITAKIRALIPELKASIPAAINLDVLFDRSEAIKESITDVEHTLLLTIALVIVVVYLFLGSPMTTTLPALAIVISLVATFGVIWLLGYSLNNISLMALTLSVGFVVDDAIVMVENIVRRQEQGERRWTAALLGSEEITTTVISTTVALVAVFIPILFMGGLLGRLFREFAVTLSVAVMFSSVVALTLTPMMAARFLPETGARPSGLLENNQLLRWFNRSFDRLSNLYASTLGTALRRPRAVHLFSVALLVLTVLFFQMVPKGFIPDVDTGQLTVNTQASEGISFPEMAALQDKLASKLLANPNIDGVNSTIGSGGPNASSNSGRLFLRLKPRSVRPLGAAELSRSLRRTVNSIPGLRGFVRQPAAISIGGGQSRARYQFTLQAIDLAQLLEVAPGFERQLRAMGDLTDVNSDLLLNNPKLKVNIDRDRAAALGLNVATLQSTLRDAYGEGQISTIYKSDGQYAVISGVKLVDQNSPADLDLLSIRNSAGKLVPLGAVASLERGSGIVSINHNAQLPSVTFSFNVRPGVSLDRATAAISDLARESLPAGVSTSFQGDAKVFGESFANLGWLAILAILVIYVVLGILYEDFIHPLTILTSLPSAAVGGLATLILFGSELNIYSYIGLILLIGIVKKNGIMMIDFAVVASRTGLTPIEAIYQASLTRFRPIMMTTVSSVIGVMPIALGLGAGAEARRPLGLVVLGGLVVSQIVTLYITPVFYVSAEGFAARLGLRPQIAVDGAAADQGALHQGTPGPSGEKEPVAPA, encoded by the coding sequence ATGAGCCTCGCGAACCAGATGATCCGGCGGCCGGTCACCGCCACGCTGATCGCCGTGGCCCTGGTGATCTTCGGCCTGATCGGCTACGGCCAGTTGCCGATCAACGATCTGCCCACGATCGATTTCCCCACCCTGCAGGTGAGCGCCTCCCTGCCGGGGGCCAGTCCGGAGACCATGGCCACCGCGGTCGCCACCCCCCTGGAGCAGCAGTTCTCCACCGTGGCCGGCATCAGCACGATCACCTCCAGCAGCAGCCAGTCCAGCACCCAGATCACGCTCCAGTTCAACCTCGAGCGCAACATCGACGCCGCCGCCCAGGACGTGCAGACGGCGATCGCCCAGGCCAGCCGGCAGCTGCCCCCCGATCTGCCCTCACCCCCCTCCCTGCGCAAGGTGAACCCGGCCGAGCAGCCGGTGTTCTACCTGGTGCTCAGCTCGGAGGTGCTGCCGCTGGCGGAGGTGAACCGGGCCGCGGAGGTGCAACTGGCCCAACGGCTCTCGATGCTCGACGGGGTCTCCCAGGTGCAGGTGTTCGGGGCCCAGAAGTATGCCGTGCGTGTGCGCCTCGACCCCCAGGCCCTTGGCGCCAAGGGAATCGGCATCGACGAAGCCCTCAATGCCGTGCGCGGCGGGAACTCCAATCTGCCCACGGGCAACCTCTACGGACCCAAGCAGACCTACTCCGTCGAAGACAATGGCCGCCTCGATGACGCCGCCGGTTACCGCCAGCTGATCGTCGCCTACCGGGACGGTTCACCCGTGCGCCTCTCCGATGTGGCCGAGGTATTCGATTCGGTGGCCAATGAGCGCCTCGCCAGCAAGTACAACGGCACCCGGTCGATCGTGCTGGCGATCCAGCGTCAACCGGGCAGCAACACGGTGGCGATCACCGCCAAGATCCGCGCGCTGATCCCGGAGCTGAAGGCCTCGATTCCCGCCGCCATCAACCTGGATGTGCTGTTTGATCGCTCCGAGGCGATCAAGGAATCGATCACCGATGTGGAGCACACCCTGCTGCTCACCATCGCCCTGGTGATCGTGGTGGTCTACCTGTTCCTCGGCTCGCCGATGACCACCACGTTGCCTGCCCTGGCGATCGTGATTTCGCTGGTGGCCACCTTCGGGGTGATCTGGCTGTTGGGGTATTCGCTCAACAACATCTCGCTGATGGCGCTCACCTTGAGCGTGGGCTTCGTGGTCGACGACGCGATCGTGATGGTGGAGAACATCGTGCGCCGCCAGGAGCAAGGGGAGCGGCGCTGGACGGCGGCGCTGCTGGGCTCCGAGGAAATCACCACCACCGTGATCTCCACCACCGTGGCCCTGGTGGCGGTGTTCATCCCGATTCTGTTCATGGGGGGCCTGCTCGGACGCCTGTTCCGGGAGTTCGCCGTGACCCTGAGCGTGGCGGTGATGTTCTCGAGCGTCGTCGCCCTGACACTCACGCCGATGATGGCGGCCCGCTTTTTGCCCGAAACCGGCGCCAGGCCGAGCGGGCTGCTGGAGAACAACCAGCTGTTGCGCTGGTTCAACCGATCCTTCGATCGCCTCAGCAACCTTTACGCCAGCACCCTGGGCACCGCCCTGCGCCGGCCCCGGGCCGTGCATCTGTTTTCCGTGGCCCTGCTGGTGCTCACGGTGCTGTTCTTTCAGATGGTGCCGAAAGGGTTCATTCCTGATGTGGACACCGGCCAGCTCACCGTCAACACCCAGGCCTCCGAGGGCATCTCGTTTCCGGAGATGGCGGCCCTCCAGGACAAGCTGGCGAGCAAGCTGCTGGCCAACCCCAACATCGACGGGGTGAACAGCACCATCGGCTCCGGCGGCCCCAACGCCTCCTCCAACAGTGGCCGCCTGTTCCTGCGCCTCAAGCCCCGCTCGGTGCGCCCCCTGGGGGCCGCGGAGCTGAGCCGGAGCCTGCGGCGCACGGTCAACAGCATCCCCGGCCTGCGGGGCTTCGTGCGCCAGCCGGCGGCGATCAGCATCGGCGGCGGCCAGAGCCGCGCCCGCTATCAGTTCACGCTCCAGGCGATCGATCTGGCCCAGCTGCTGGAGGTGGCGCCCGGTTTCGAGCGCCAGTTGCGCGCCATGGGCGACCTCACTGATGTCAACAGTGACCTGCTGCTGAACAACCCCAAGCTCAAGGTGAACATCGACCGCGACCGGGCGGCGGCCCTGGGCCTGAACGTGGCCACCCTTCAGAGCACCTTGCGGGACGCCTACGGCGAAGGTCAGATCTCAACGATCTACAAATCTGACGGCCAGTACGCCGTGATCAGTGGCGTCAAGTTGGTGGATCAGAATTCACCGGCCGATCTGGATCTGCTCTCGATCCGCAACAGCGCCGGCAAGCTCGTTCCCCTCGGTGCGGTGGCCAGCCTGGAGCGCGGCAGCGGCATCGTCTCGATCAACCACAATGCGCAGCTGCCCTCGGTCACCTTTTCGTTCAACGTGCGCCCGGGGGTGTCGCTCGATCGGGCCACCGCAGCAATCAGCGATCTGGCGCGCGAGAGCTTGCCGGCGGGGGTGAGCACCAGCTTCCAGGGGGACGCCAAGGTGTTCGGCGAATCCTTCGCCAACCTGGGCTGGCTGGCCATTCTGGCGATCCTGGTGATCTACGTGGTGCTCGGGATCCTCTATGAGGATTTCATCCATCCACTCACGATCCTCACCAGCCTGCCCTCGGCGGCGGTGGGGGGCCTGGCCACCTTGATCCTGTTTGGCTCGGAGCTGAACATCTACAGCTACATCGGCCTGATTCTTCTGATCGGCATCGTCAAGAAAAACGGCATCATGATGATCGATTTCGCCGTCGTGGCCTCGCGCACGGGGCTGACGCCCATCGAAGCGATCTACCAGGCTTCACTGACACGCTTCCGGCCGATTATGATGACTACTGTGTCATCGGTGATCGGCGTCATGCCGATTGCCCTGGGCCTCGGTGCCGGGGCCGAGGCCCGCCGCCCCCTGGGCCTGGTGGTGCTGGGGGGCCTGGTGGTCTCCCAGATCGTGACGCTTTACATCACTCCGGTGTTCTATGTGAGCGCCGAAGGCTTCGCGGCGCGGCTGGGGCTGCGACCACAGATCGCTGTGGATGGAGCCGCAGCCGACCAGGGGGCGCTCCATCAAGGAACTCCTGGGCCGAGTGGCGAGAAGGAGCCGGTCGCGCCAGCCTGA